A section of the Phacochoerus africanus isolate WHEZ1 chromosome 4, ROS_Pafr_v1, whole genome shotgun sequence genome encodes:
- the KCNJ11 gene encoding ATP-sensitive inward rectifier potassium channel 11 yields the protein MLSRKGIIPEEYVLTRLAEDPTEPRYRARERRARFVSKNGNCNVAHKNIREQGRFLQDVFTTLVDLKWPYTLLIFTMSFLCSWLLFAMVWWLIAFAHGDLAPGEGASVPCVTSIHSFSSAFLFSIEVQVTIGFGGRMVTEECPLAILILIVQNIVGLMINAIMLGCIFMKTAQAHRRAETLIFSKHAVIAVRHGRLCFMLRVGDLRKSMIISATIHMQVVRKTTSPEGEVVPLHQVDIPMENGVGGNNIFLVAPLIIYHIIDAKSPLYDLAPCDLHHHQDLEIIVILEGVVETTGITTQARTSYLADEILWGQRFVPIVAEEDGRYTVDYSKFGNTIKVPTPLCSARQLDEDPSLLDVLTLTRGPLRKRSMAVTKAKPKFSISPESLS from the coding sequence ATGCTGTCCCGCAAGGGCATCATCCCCGAGGAGTATGTGCTGACGCGGCTGGCAGAGGACCCCACAGAGCCCCGGTACCGTGCCCGCGAGCGGAGGGCCCGCTTCGTGTCCAAGAACGGCAACTGCAATGTGGCCCACAAGAACATTCGGGAGCAGGGCCGTTTCCTGCAGGACGTATTCACCACGCTGGTGGACCTCAAGTGGCCATACACGCTGCTCATCTTCACCATGTCCTTCCTGTGCAGCTGGCTGCTCTTTGCCATGGTCTGGTGGCTCATCGCCTTCGCCCACGGTGACCTGGCCCCAGGCGAGGGCGCCTCTGTGCCCTGCGTCACCAGCATCCACTCCTTCTCATCTGCCTTCCTTTTCTCCATCGAGGTCCAGGTGACCATTGGTTTTGGCGGGCGCATGGTGACCGAGGAGTGCCCTCTGGCCATCCTGATCCTCATTGTGCAGAACATCGTGGGGCTCATGATCAACGCCATCATGCTCGGCTGCATCTTCATGAAGACTGCGCAGGCCCACCGGCGGGCGGAGACCCTCATCTTCAGCAAGCATGCGGTCATCGCCGTGCGCCACGGCCGCCTCTGCTTCATGCTGCGGGTGGGTGACCTGCGCAAGAGCATGATCATCAGCGCCACCATCCACATGCAGGTGGTGCGCAAGACCACCAGCCCTGAGGGCGAGGTGGTACCCCTCCACCAGGTGGACATCCCCATGGAGAACGGTGTGGGCGGCAATAACATCTTCTTGGTGGCTCCCCTCATCATCTACCACATCATTGACGCCAAGAGCCCGCTCTACGACCTGGCgccctgtgacctgcaccaccaTCAGGACCTTGAGATCATCGTCATCCTGGAAGGAGTGGTGGAAACCACAGGCATCACCACCCAGGCCCGCACCTCCTACCTGGCTGACGAGATCCTGTGGGGCCAGCGCTTCGTACCCATCGTGGCTGAGGAGGACGGCCGCTACACCGTGGACTACTCCAAGTTCGGCAACACCATCAAGGTGCCCACACCGCTCTGCTCGGCCCGCCAGCTCGATGAGGACCCCAGCCTGCTGGACGTCCTGACCCTCACCCGTGGGCCCCTGCGCAAGCGCAGCATGGCCGTGACCAAGGCCAAGCCCAAGTTCAGCATCTCTCCAGAGTCCCTGTCCTGA